The DNA sequence AATTTTTCATATCTTATAATTTCTGAGGATCTGAACACCTTACAACAGTGGGCGTATgtaaatataaatttacaaattttattgtttttacttttttctcacCTGATTAGCAGATGTGAGCACATCTTCAGCTGAGTCAAGCACCTCCCCCTGCTTGAGAGACACCTTCTTTGTTAGGTTTGCGATTTCCagactttctttctttttcggCAAAGATTTCGGCGATGGCGGTGGGGTGGGTCTGTGCGCCCTCTCCATGTCCCTCATGCTTCCTGAACCTCTCTTGAATGATTCCTCATAGACGCTTGCCATGTTGTAAAAGTCGATGTCATCCTCGTCCGATGAGCATCCTTTATTGGACATCTCCTCCTCGTCTTCTTCCGATTCGCCATAATCAATATCGGAACCGGAGGCCACCGTAGACGACGCGATTGATCTCACGGAATCAGAGTCTGCCCCAAGGTCATCGTGAAGGGTATGCCGTGGAGAGAGTCTTTCAACCCGAAAATGGTCCTCTGGCCGGATAATCCCGTACTCTTCATCTTGGCTGTGTTCAGAGAGTCTGCGCAGACTCTCTGACGTTAAAGCACCGATGCTGACCATTCCTTCCTCCTTTGGCGCAGCAGCTTGAAGGGAACTGTCAACTCTCTTTCCTATGACCTCTTCGGAGATGACCTCACATTTGTCAGCTGTTTCTTCGTCGAAAACATCATCTCCAAGATCCCTTCTGGTTTCACTCAGATCCTCTGTAGTTTTTGCGACATCTGGAATCTGCCCGGCAGCCTCATCTGCATAAATCCCATCAACCTCAGTGATGTCCATTTCATATTCTGTTGGAGAGGGAGGGTTTTCCTTCGCAGCAAGCAAAGACCCAATATAGTTTCCGTTTTTCTCATCACTTGGAGAGTGATACAAGAGATCTCCATAGTCAGCGTACGCGTGCACGGGTCTTTCATATTCAAAGCTTTCTGGGGTTGCTACCTCTTCTACAGGGCTGCCAGAGGCATTTACAGGCTCCGTGCTCACTTCTGACATATTTTTCTCACGCTTTTCAAGTTCCAGAATCTCAAGTGTTGGTGATCGACTGATTGAGCTATCAGTCTCCCCTGACAATTCCTCTGCACCGCCATTCTCAACATGATTGGGTTCGACAATGTCTGGTACCTGTTGCTGAACGGTGACTTCTGCTTGCTTTTCTGGAGGTGGTGACGTTCCTTTCACATCCGGCGACTTCACAGGTTCTGTAATCTCAATGGTTGGTATTCTTCCAAATGATGCTTGTTTGTCTGCAGCATCAGATTGCACCTCTTCTTCAGCTTCCTCGTTCACGTCTTTCAGATGTTGCCCGGTGATGGCACTCTCATACGACGGCGGTCTCAGGTCCTCGCTCGTGTCCTCCTCATCACTGTACTCAGGGAGAAGTCTCTGGTCATGGATGTTCAAACGCATTACAGGTTCATTGTCAACGGTCTCTTCCAAAGAGATCTCGTAGTGGTCACTGATGTCACTATTGGCGTCATTTTCAATGTCCCCGGTGCCTCTGACTCTGGGCAGTATCCCTGGAAGAGGGTCCTGCTGGTATATGATTCTTGCACGGTGGAGGGCACGATCGTCTCCTCCGATGCAGCGTCACTGTCGCCAGTGATGAAGTACTGTTCAAGCGGGTCAATGGTTTcttgtgtgatgacttcttcttcttcttcttgcaCGCTGTGCTGATGAACCTGCTCTTTGATGACATCAGGAAGATCATGTGGTACACTCTCCACCTGGGTGATGGTCACTGTCTCGATGGGCTCTTCCAGAATCTCCGTTGTTTCCTCAGCCTCCGGAGGAACCTCAACTACTGCAGCCTCAGCTTTGAACTCCTGGGAAATTTCTCCATTGACGAACGGCGTGGGAATTTCATCACTCTGAAATGAAACATGCACAGGTGATTTCACATCAGCCTTTGCTGGGCTCGACTTAACGATTGTCTTAGCaactgtttccatggcaactgcaTCTAACCTATCACACATGCCGACCACATAGTTAACGAGAGATTCAATCACCTCTTTGACAACTCTATCAATAGCTTCCTTTTCCTCAAATAATTGGGCCTCGGTGATTTCTTGCAACAACTGTTCCGACTTTGACAGTTCTTCATCAATGCGGGCTTTGGCTTCCCTGTTTTTGTCACGTTCATCAAGTCCAAAGGGCTCTGTTTCTGATAGCGGGGTCAGGTACTCTAAATTGGAATCTGTGGAATGCTCTGACAAAGCCATGGAACGCCGGTCCCACTCACTTTTGGACAGGCATTCATCAGAGCTGTCCTGTGTGAATTTTTGCAACTGATGCATGAACTCTGGAGACCTGATGTCCTCCGGAGTAAAATAACCCTCGCTCTTAACCGTCTCTGAGCTTGTACTCGTCGACATTGCCAGCCGTTCCATTTCTGCCTCAATGTCATTGTCAAGGTCATTGAGGTTGTTCGACTCCTCTGAGGCCCTGCTTGGAGGAGGCGTCGCTGGGGTGGACAGATTACTCTGGCTGCTCTCTGAGGGGAAGTGAGTCTCAATTGAGTCCGACAAATCATTGTTTTCCAAACTGGAACTGGACGCAGATTCTAGGGATTCTGACTTTGATTTCAATGTTTGTGAGGGCTgctttttgccattttcagaTTCTTTTGCACTGATTTCCTCACTCGGCTGGAAATCACTCATGTTTTTGTGTTGCGTGAACTCTTGCTCTTCCCTCAACACTTCTGTCTGTGTCCCATCGACGTCACCTCGGTCCTCTCCAAGTCCGCATGCAGCATGCAAAGCAGAGCTGTCAGTCACATCCTCATCAACATCAACCAAACCCTCGGATGCCTGATCCATATCAACACTCCCATTCTCCCCTCCCTCGGGCACCTCCCCTCTTGGCCACCCTTCATTCCCACTCAGCAAGCCATGCATAAACCTCTCATCCTTCACAAGTTGCTCTTCTGTGTCCAGAGCTGATGTGTCTGGTGGCGGAGCGCTGTTCATAATGATATCTTCCTTGATTGGAGATAACTGACTCCCTTCTTCTGGGGAGCTGGGCTCAACATAGGTTGGCGTCTCACTAAATCTGACCTTTTTGGGGCTCTCCAGCTGCGATGATCTGTCGTCGGCATTCACCAATGGAGTACCAGTATCACTCTCATCCAATCGTGGTAGAGTTTCTATTGGAGGCGTGATCTGCTCCTCTATTGGGCTTGGAATGCTTCCCAC is a window from the Ptychodera flava strain L36383 chromosome 11, AS_Pfla_20210202, whole genome shotgun sequence genome containing:
- the LOC139143545 gene encoding uro-adherence factor A-like — its product is MVLQQQIKTRFRRFGSAKVVRSLYKRKSEAESDQSNSDSGYDHNNISPLSSMYGSNVTLPREQVQTKDSATNTSDSDSDSDSASETDSDPESPSFHTVCQDLERMVVQLRQPEDIGEAIAKFSIGVQVPKDAVREVEGLVLDATDGSGRSHSRRRGKHHRRKHFIRDDGSGIVGSIPSPIEEQITPPIETLPRLDESDTGTPLVNADDRSSQLESPKKVRFSETPTYVEPSSPEEGSQLSPIKEDIIMNSAPPPDTSALDTEEQLVKDERFMHGLLSGNEGWPRGEVPEGGENGSVDMDQASEGLVDVDEDVTDSSALHAACGLGEDRGDVDGTQTEVLREEQEFTQHKNMSDFQPSEEISAKESENGKKQPSQTLKSKSESLESASSSSLENNDLSDSIETHFPSESSQSNLSTPATPPPSRASEESNNLNDLDNDIEAEMERLAMSTSTSSETVKSEGYFTPEDIRSPEFMHQLQKFTQDSSDECLSKSEWDRRSMALSEHSTDSNLEYLTPLSETEPFGLDERDKNREAKARIDEELSKSEQLLQEITEAQLFEEKEAIDRVVKEVIESLVNYVVGMCDRLDAVAMETVAKTIVKSSPAKADVKSPVHVSFQSDEIPTPFVNGEISQEFKAEAAVVEVPPEAEETTEILEEPIETVTITQVESVPHDLPDVIKEQVHQHSVQEEEEEVITQETIDPLEQYFITGDSDAASEETIVPSTVQESYTSRTLFQGYCPESEAPGTLKMTPIVTSVTTTRSLWKRPLTMNL